A portion of the Leifsonia sp. EB41 genome contains these proteins:
- a CDS encoding SulP family inorganic anion transporter produces MTTAPPAVRRSWLLPTLAGYRREWLGRDILAGVSAGAVVVPQAMAYATIANLPVEAGLYTATVPMAVYAFLGGSRAMSVSTTSTIATLTATTFVSAGVVANSHAIPRDLVTLTLLVGVALLLARLLRLGTLVEIINKPTLLGIQIGVGATVAVGQLPKLLGETDAPTGGGFIHSVNAVVAAIPHANPVTAILSLVSVAALFLFKRFLPRVPGPLIVVAAGILLVAFGGLRAAGVELITPVTRAFPLPALPSLDHVFQLIPGALAIAVMAFLESAAVARGIRELEDPRIDSNRELFATAMASLLGGWFQTLPAAGGFSQSAVNKAAGARSQLAALVTVVLALLIGLFLGPVISLLPQATLASLVFVAVFGLIDVKDLVLLWRISRRDFAISMTTAVIGLTAGLLAAVAVGVLFTLVLVLVALNKPRVRVDETAGGRMSVSLLGPLYTANVLATEQAILDAADAARAAGEVTELTLDCSPLQDISITVILALQNLDQELAGRGIRLRVRGIPSAAHAVAARTKWFQRMEGEGRVVD; encoded by the coding sequence GTGACCACCGCGCCCCCGGCCGTCCGGCGGTCGTGGCTGCTGCCGACCCTGGCGGGGTACCGCCGGGAGTGGCTGGGCCGCGACATCCTGGCCGGGGTGTCCGCGGGCGCGGTGGTCGTGCCGCAGGCGATGGCGTATGCGACCATCGCGAACCTGCCGGTGGAGGCCGGCCTCTACACCGCGACGGTGCCGATGGCCGTGTACGCGTTCCTCGGCGGTTCGCGCGCGATGAGCGTCTCCACGACCTCCACGATCGCGACGCTCACCGCCACGACGTTCGTGTCGGCGGGCGTGGTCGCGAACTCGCACGCGATCCCGCGCGACCTGGTGACGCTGACCCTGCTCGTCGGCGTGGCCCTGCTGCTGGCGCGGCTGCTGCGGCTCGGCACGCTCGTCGAGATCATCAACAAGCCGACGCTGCTCGGCATCCAGATCGGCGTCGGCGCGACGGTCGCGGTCGGTCAGCTCCCCAAGCTGCTGGGAGAGACGGACGCCCCGACCGGCGGCGGCTTCATCCACAGCGTCAACGCGGTCGTCGCGGCGATCCCGCACGCCAATCCGGTGACGGCGATCCTGTCGCTGGTGTCGGTCGCCGCACTGTTCCTGTTCAAGCGCTTCCTGCCGCGGGTGCCCGGCCCGCTGATCGTCGTCGCGGCGGGGATCCTGCTGGTGGCGTTCGGCGGCCTCCGTGCCGCAGGCGTGGAGCTGATCACCCCGGTGACGCGCGCGTTCCCGCTGCCGGCGCTGCCGAGCCTCGACCACGTCTTCCAGCTCATCCCCGGCGCGCTGGCGATCGCGGTCATGGCGTTCCTGGAGTCCGCGGCCGTCGCTCGCGGCATCCGCGAGCTGGAGGACCCGCGCATCGACAGCAACCGCGAGCTGTTCGCGACCGCCATGGCGAGCCTGCTCGGCGGCTGGTTCCAGACGCTGCCGGCGGCCGGCGGGTTCTCGCAGAGCGCGGTCAACAAGGCTGCGGGAGCGCGCTCGCAGCTCGCCGCTCTCGTCACGGTCGTGCTGGCGCTCCTGATCGGGCTCTTCCTCGGCCCGGTGATCAGCCTGCTGCCGCAGGCGACGCTGGCCTCCCTCGTCTTCGTGGCGGTGTTCGGCCTGATCGACGTGAAAGACCTCGTGCTGCTCTGGCGGATCAGCAGACGGGACTTCGCGATCTCGATGACGACCGCCGTGATCGGCCTGACCGCCGGGCTGCTCGCCGCAGTGGCCGTCGGCGTGCTGTTCACCCTGGTGCTGGTGCTGGTGGCGCTCAACAAGCCGCGCGTCCGGGTGGACGAGACGGCGGGAGGCCGCATGAGCGTCAGCCTCCTCGGCCCGCTCTACACAGCCAACGTGCTGGCGACGGAGCAGGCGATCCTCGACGCGGCGGACGCCGCCCGCGCCGCCGGGGAGGTCACCGAGCTGACTCTGGACTGCTCACCGTTGCAAGACATCTCCATCACCGTCATCCTCGCCCTGCAGAACCTCGACCAGGAGCTCGCCGGGCGCGGCATCCGACTCCGCGTGCGCGGCATCCCCTCCGCCGCGCACGCGGTCGCGGCGCGGACGAAGTGGTTCCAGCGGATGGAGGGGGAGGGACGGGTCGTGGACTAG
- a CDS encoding GAP family protein, with protein sequence MGSAIGDTLPLALGIAISPIPIIAAILMLLSPKARGTSVGFLIGWVLGIVVAVLVFTLLSGLIPAADPNASKPIAGTIKIVLGLGLLLLALRQWRSRPKPGETAALPKWMSAIDSMTAGRGFVLAFILAAVNPKNLLLAAGAGVAIGTAGLSAGSTTVVILIFVVVAASSVAIPVIGYLVAADAMRGPLDALRGWLVGNNATVMAVLLLVIGVVLVGKGIGSF encoded by the coding sequence ATGGGGAGTGCGATCGGGGACACCCTGCCGCTGGCGCTGGGCATCGCGATCAGCCCGATACCGATCATCGCGGCGATCCTGATGCTGCTCTCGCCGAAGGCGCGCGGCACGAGCGTCGGGTTCCTGATCGGCTGGGTGCTGGGCATCGTCGTCGCTGTACTGGTCTTCACGCTGCTGTCCGGGCTCATCCCCGCGGCCGACCCGAACGCGTCGAAGCCGATCGCCGGAACCATCAAGATCGTCCTGGGGCTGGGACTGCTGCTGCTCGCGCTGCGGCAGTGGCGCTCCCGGCCGAAGCCGGGCGAGACGGCCGCGCTCCCGAAATGGATGAGTGCGATCGACTCGATGACCGCAGGGCGCGGCTTCGTTCTCGCGTTCATCCTGGCGGCGGTGAACCCGAAGAACCTTCTGCTGGCCGCGGGTGCCGGGGTCGCCATCGGCACGGCGGGACTCTCCGCGGGGTCCACGACGGTCGTCATCCTGATCTTCGTGGTCGTCGCGGCGAGCTCGGTGGCCATCCCGGTGATCGGCTATCTGGTGGCCGCCGACGCGATGCGCGGCCCGCTCGACGCGCTCCGCGGATGGCTCGTGGGCAACAACGCGACGGTGATGGCGGTGCTGCTGCTCGTGATCGGGGTGGTGCTGGTCGGAAAAGGGATCGGGAGCTTCTGA
- a CDS encoding SulP family inorganic anion transporter, translated as MTDVTDPTATAPESSRAPAPSRTRIRPLAGLTAKNAVREVLGGVTLLAIAIPLNIGYAQIAGLPATAGLYALVVPAVLYALTVSSRQLVASPDAAAAALVASSLGGLAVAGHQDYITLALAQALISGVLFLLCSFFKLGFLANFLSKPILVGFVGGLALDILVSQVAKMLGIKINSGGEFLEKVGGLITGLPTLNIWSLLISLGALIVLLVGRRLVATMPWALLVLIVATVVVVSTGAERDGVAVLGHVEAGPPTFTWPIIAWGQWLALIPSAIALTVVAMGEGLLVSRSYGEKRGYPTRPDRDLFAFGLANIGAGVSGGFAVGSSTSRTAAMDQSGSRTQLPSLITALGTLLLLIFGTALLADIPSPAIGTIVAVAVVPLLGIPDFIRLWRLDRFEFAIGAACFLGALIIGPIAGIVIAFVLAVVNVTRRAANPPIDTLAADGDPQHSLLEAAPAGEPTVPGVVVVRLAAPLFFANSTSFEKAVERAVTDTGATHVVLDMEAVTDVDVTGAESWEAVQAFLSTRGGDLALSRVRPGIRDRLQHLELVDGVRFFDTNREAIMALQTPIAGNDHDHD; from the coding sequence GTGACCGACGTGACCGACCCGACCGCGACGGCGCCGGAGTCCTCCAGGGCTCCGGCGCCGTCGCGCACCCGCATCCGGCCGCTCGCGGGACTCACCGCGAAGAACGCCGTCCGCGAGGTGCTCGGCGGTGTCACCCTGCTCGCGATCGCCATCCCGCTCAACATCGGCTACGCCCAGATCGCGGGCCTCCCCGCCACCGCCGGGCTGTACGCGCTGGTGGTGCCGGCGGTGCTCTACGCGCTCACCGTCTCGTCGCGCCAGCTCGTCGCGTCGCCGGACGCCGCGGCCGCCGCGCTGGTGGCCTCCTCGCTCGGCGGCCTCGCCGTCGCCGGCCACCAGGACTACATAACGCTCGCCCTCGCGCAGGCCCTGATCAGCGGCGTGCTCTTCCTGCTGTGCTCGTTCTTCAAGCTCGGCTTCCTCGCCAACTTCCTCTCCAAGCCGATCCTGGTCGGCTTCGTCGGCGGCCTCGCGCTCGACATCCTGGTGTCGCAGGTGGCCAAGATGCTGGGCATCAAGATCAACTCGGGCGGGGAGTTCCTGGAGAAGGTCGGCGGCCTCATCACCGGGCTGCCGACGCTGAACATCTGGTCGCTGCTCATCTCGCTCGGCGCCCTCATCGTCCTGCTGGTGGGCCGCCGGCTCGTCGCCACCATGCCGTGGGCGCTTCTCGTCCTCATCGTGGCGACCGTCGTGGTCGTGTCCACCGGCGCGGAGCGGGACGGCGTCGCCGTGCTCGGCCACGTCGAGGCGGGCCCTCCGACGTTCACCTGGCCGATCATCGCGTGGGGGCAGTGGCTCGCGCTCATCCCCTCGGCCATCGCCCTCACCGTCGTCGCGATGGGCGAGGGCCTCCTCGTCTCCCGCTCCTACGGCGAGAAGCGCGGCTACCCGACCCGCCCCGACCGCGACCTGTTCGCCTTCGGGCTCGCCAACATCGGCGCCGGTGTCAGCGGCGGCTTCGCGGTCGGGTCGTCGACCTCCCGCACCGCCGCGATGGACCAGTCCGGCTCCCGCACGCAGCTGCCCTCCCTGATCACGGCCCTCGGCACCCTGCTGCTCCTGATCTTCGGGACCGCCCTGCTGGCGGACATCCCCTCCCCCGCCATCGGCACCATCGTCGCGGTCGCGGTCGTCCCGCTGCTCGGCATCCCCGACTTCATCCGGCTCTGGCGGCTCGACCGGTTCGAGTTCGCGATCGGCGCCGCGTGCTTCCTCGGCGCCCTGATCATCGGGCCGATCGCCGGCATCGTGATCGCCTTCGTCCTCGCGGTCGTCAACGTTACGCGCCGCGCCGCCAACCCGCCGATCGACACCCTCGCGGCCGACGGCGACCCGCAGCACTCCCTCCTGGAGGCCGCGCCGGCCGGGGAGCCGACCGTACCGGGCGTCGTGGTCGTCCGGCTCGCGGCGCCGCTGTTCTTCGCGAACTCGACCTCCTTCGAGAAGGCGGTCGAGCGGGCCGTCACGGACACCGGCGCCACGCACGTCGTGCTCGACATGGAGGCCGTCACCGACGTCGACGTGACCGGCGCCGAATCGTGGGAGGCCGTCCAGGCCTTCCTCAGCACGCGCGGGGGCGACCTCGCCCTCAGCCGCGTGCGCCCCGGCATCCGCGACCGGCTCCAGCACCTCGAGCTCGTCGATGGCGTGCGCTTCTTCGACACCAACAGGGAGGCCATCATGGCGCTCCAGACACCGATCGCGGGAAACGATCATGACCACGACTAG
- a CDS encoding SHOCT domain-containing protein has product MDFWNNFWNIIWLFFWSFAFIAYLFALFAIISDLFRDHKLNGWWKALWIIFLIFVPFLTALVYLIARGPGMAERSQKEARQVQQSTDAYIREVATSSPSDEIAKAKALLDAGTITPEEFAHLKSVALGHQAGAGAHAAPAAPAAPSAPTPPPAAPTA; this is encoded by the coding sequence ATGGATTTCTGGAACAACTTCTGGAACATCATCTGGCTGTTCTTCTGGAGCTTCGCTTTCATCGCGTACCTGTTCGCGCTGTTCGCGATCATCAGCGACCTGTTCCGTGACCACAAGCTCAACGGCTGGTGGAAAGCGCTGTGGATCATCTTCCTGATCTTCGTGCCGTTCCTCACCGCGCTCGTCTACCTCATCGCCCGCGGGCCGGGGATGGCGGAGCGCAGCCAGAAGGAGGCCCGCCAGGTGCAGCAGAGCACCGACGCCTACATCCGCGAGGTGGCGACCTCCAGCCCGTCCGACGAGATCGCGAAGGCGAAGGCCCTCCTCGACGCCGGCACCATCACCCCCGAGGAGTTCGCGCACCTGAAGAGCGTCGCCCTCGGCCACCAGGCCGGAGCAGGAGCGCACGCAGCGCCCGCGGCCCCAGCCGCCCCGTCCGCGCCGACCCCGCCGCCGGCAGCGCCCACGGCGTGA
- a CDS encoding arylsulfatase — MTRDFQGKIELDVRDSVSDWDAFLPPKAPEGAPNVLLVLYDDTGQAAWSTYGGRIQMPTMERLAQSGLTYTQWHTTALCSPTRSTLLTGRNHHSNGFATISESSTGFPGYNSHIPASNATMANLLRDAGWATFWVGKNHNVPIDEWTAGASKKNWPLAQGFDRFYGFIGGETNNWYPSLAEDNHYIDQPYLPEQGYHLSKDLADQALRMLRDVQQTEPGKPWYMWFCPGANHAPHHAPQEYIDKYKGVFDDGYEAYREWVLPRMIERGLLPEGTELTELNPMPPGTFSETDEVRPWADLSAEERALFCRLAEVYAGFSEYTDAQVGRIVDYLEESGQLDNTLIIYCADNGASGEGSPNGSVNEGKIFGGYPDDLQDNLRMVDKLGSPDTYNHYPTGWAAAFSTPYRMFKRYVYQGGVCDPLVISWPKGIAARGEVRNQYHHSTDIVATILDVCGVELPETYNGVEQRPLDGIPMTYSFDAPADGATTKQTQYFEMFGNRGIWHDGWKAVTEHGPVSGRGDFPSDTWQLFHSDVDRSEAHDLAAEHPDKVEELKALWLAEAKRNDVLPLNDLQIIGNPKDFETFISMEFKVPVPSSGQYTYYPGTSEVPERSAANTHGVSYKVLAEVDTTAGTEGVIFAHGSRFGGHSLFVKDGTLTYVYNFLGIPPENVISAPVPGPGRHIFGVSFTKERMGEYRESIGPLALYIDDEKVAEQEIRTILGHFSLCGEGLCIGYDSGDAVSKLYEGSRFEYSGGEIVKVVFDIADDAYVDVEAHLAAAMARD, encoded by the coding sequence GTGACCAGAGATTTCCAGGGAAAGATCGAACTCGATGTGCGGGATTCGGTGTCCGATTGGGACGCCTTCCTGCCGCCGAAGGCTCCGGAGGGCGCGCCGAACGTGCTGCTGGTGCTCTACGACGACACCGGGCAGGCGGCGTGGTCGACCTACGGCGGCCGCATCCAGATGCCGACGATGGAGCGGCTCGCGCAGAGCGGTCTGACCTACACGCAGTGGCACACGACGGCGCTCTGCTCGCCGACGCGGTCGACCCTGCTCACCGGGCGCAACCACCACTCGAACGGGTTCGCCACCATCTCCGAGTCGTCCACCGGGTTCCCCGGCTACAACTCGCACATCCCCGCCTCCAATGCCACGATGGCGAACCTGCTGCGGGACGCGGGCTGGGCGACGTTCTGGGTGGGCAAGAACCACAACGTCCCGATCGACGAGTGGACCGCGGGCGCCAGCAAGAAGAACTGGCCGCTGGCGCAGGGCTTCGACCGGTTCTACGGCTTCATCGGCGGCGAGACCAACAACTGGTATCCGTCGCTCGCCGAGGACAACCACTACATCGACCAGCCCTACCTCCCGGAGCAGGGTTACCACCTGTCCAAGGACCTCGCCGACCAGGCGCTGCGGATGCTGCGCGACGTCCAGCAGACCGAGCCGGGCAAGCCCTGGTACATGTGGTTCTGCCCTGGTGCCAACCACGCCCCGCACCACGCGCCGCAGGAGTACATCGACAAGTACAAGGGCGTCTTCGACGACGGCTACGAGGCCTACCGCGAGTGGGTGCTGCCGCGCATGATCGAGCGCGGCCTGCTGCCGGAGGGCACCGAGCTGACCGAGCTGAACCCGATGCCGCCGGGGACCTTCTCGGAGACCGACGAGGTGCGGCCGTGGGCCGACCTGAGCGCGGAGGAGCGGGCGCTGTTCTGCCGGCTGGCGGAGGTGTACGCCGGGTTCTCCGAGTACACCGACGCCCAAGTCGGCCGGATCGTCGACTACCTGGAGGAGTCGGGGCAGCTCGACAACACGCTCATCATCTACTGCGCCGACAACGGGGCGTCCGGTGAGGGCAGCCCGAACGGGTCGGTCAACGAGGGCAAGATCTTCGGCGGCTACCCGGACGACCTCCAGGACAACCTGCGGATGGTCGACAAGCTGGGCTCGCCTGACACCTACAACCACTACCCGACGGGATGGGCGGCCGCGTTCTCCACGCCGTACCGGATGTTCAAGCGCTACGTCTACCAGGGCGGGGTGTGCGACCCGCTCGTGATCTCCTGGCCGAAGGGAATCGCGGCTCGCGGCGAGGTGCGCAACCAGTACCACCACTCGACGGACATCGTGGCGACCATCCTCGACGTCTGCGGGGTGGAGCTGCCGGAGACCTACAACGGCGTCGAGCAGCGCCCGCTCGACGGCATCCCGATGACCTACAGCTTCGACGCACCTGCAGACGGCGCGACCACGAAGCAGACGCAGTACTTCGAGATGTTCGGCAACCGCGGGATCTGGCACGACGGCTGGAAGGCCGTGACCGAGCACGGCCCGGTCAGCGGCCGCGGCGACTTCCCGAGCGACACGTGGCAGCTCTTCCACAGCGACGTCGACCGGTCGGAGGCGCACGACCTCGCCGCCGAGCACCCCGACAAGGTCGAAGAGCTGAAGGCGCTGTGGCTGGCGGAGGCCAAGCGCAACGACGTGCTGCCGCTCAACGACCTCCAGATCATCGGCAACCCGAAGGACTTCGAGACGTTCATCTCGATGGAGTTCAAGGTGCCGGTGCCGTCGAGCGGGCAGTACACCTACTACCCGGGCACGAGCGAGGTCCCGGAACGGTCGGCGGCGAACACGCACGGCGTCTCGTACAAGGTGCTCGCGGAGGTCGACACCACCGCGGGCACCGAGGGCGTGATCTTCGCGCACGGCTCCCGGTTCGGAGGCCACAGCCTGTTCGTGAAGGACGGGACGCTGACCTACGTCTACAACTTCCTCGGCATCCCGCCGGAGAACGTCATCTCGGCGCCGGTCCCCGGCCCGGGCCGGCACATCTTCGGCGTCTCCTTCACGAAGGAGCGGATGGGGGAGTATCGGGAGAGCATCGGCCCGCTGGCGCTCTACATCGACGACGAGAAGGTCGCCGAGCAGGAGATCCGGACGATCCTCGGCCACTTCTCGCTGTGCGGCGAGGGCCTGTGCATCGGCTACGACTCGGGCGACGCGGTGTCGAAGCTGTACGAGGGCTCGCGCTTCGAGTACAGCGGCGGTGAGATCGTCAAGGTCGTCTTCGACATCGCCGACGACGCCTACGTGGATGTGGAGGCGCACCTGGCCGCCGCCATGGCGCGGGACTGA
- a CDS encoding MIP/aquaporin family protein produces the protein MSQDQTSKDAAAARGIMNDVVHGRLLHMPASIEQSIEDFHDTSQEWRRLFSELLGTFFLVLVAAGGGMMGQAFPNTISRTAAVTAPALMVFAIILFMGKVSGAHLNPAVSVAFALRGDFPWSRVPGYIVVQLGGASLAAWFLEGVTHVSARYGSNYPATGFSSWDALLMETVLTFGLVSVILGTASGAQNLGIIGAFGVGAYIALAGLWGSPISGASMNPARTFGPDLVSGHWDAYWVYIVGPVAGAVIAVGAAFLLRGRGGGLAGSAAAQGGLDTAARFPEKE, from the coding sequence ATGAGCCAGGACCAGACCAGCAAGGACGCCGCAGCGGCGCGCGGGATCATGAACGACGTCGTCCACGGGCGGCTGTTGCACATGCCCGCCTCGATCGAGCAGTCCATCGAGGACTTCCACGACACGTCGCAGGAGTGGCGTCGGCTGTTCTCCGAGCTGCTGGGCACCTTCTTCCTGGTGCTGGTGGCCGCAGGCGGCGGGATGATGGGCCAGGCGTTCCCGAACACGATCTCGCGCACGGCAGCCGTGACCGCGCCGGCGCTGATGGTGTTCGCGATCATCCTGTTCATGGGCAAGGTCTCCGGCGCGCACCTCAACCCGGCGGTCAGCGTGGCGTTCGCGCTGCGCGGGGACTTCCCGTGGTCGCGCGTGCCCGGCTACATCGTCGTGCAACTCGGCGGGGCCTCCCTCGCGGCATGGTTCCTGGAGGGCGTCACCCACGTCTCAGCGCGCTACGGCTCCAACTACCCGGCGACCGGTTTCAGCTCCTGGGACGCGCTGCTGATGGAGACGGTGCTGACCTTCGGCCTGGTGAGCGTCATCCTGGGCACGGCCTCCGGAGCCCAGAACCTCGGCATCATCGGCGCGTTCGGCGTCGGCGCCTACATCGCGCTGGCCGGACTGTGGGGCAGCCCGATCTCCGGCGCCTCGATGAACCCGGCCCGCACCTTCGGGCCCGACCTGGTGAGCGGGCACTGGGACGCGTACTGGGTGTACATCGTCGGCCCGGTCGCGGGCGCGGTGATCGCGGTCGGCGCGGCGTTCCTGCTGCGCGGGCGCGGGGGAGGCCTCGCCGGGTCGGCGGCGGCGCAGGGCGGCCTCGACACGGCGGCGCGGTTCCCCGAGAAGGAGTGA
- a CDS encoding AI-2E family transporter — protein sequence MTTTSGIWPFRRRTRAPEPPPPAGPDPDQEAVAANGRSARILLALAGGVVILIGMHAIAGILAPTLLALVLVICAQPVRVWLERHGTPSGVATGAVALTTFALLAGFAALLIIAMAQFVSMLPQYKEQFQQIGQQFAHWLTSIGISPQDLQAVTQGFDPTKLLNFFSGLLGGAFGLITFGVIVLTMLILMPADAAYTPTLLRQLEPTKPNLVYALTGFAHSVRRYMVVTTLLGIVQGVINGIALFILGVPAALLWAILSFLCSFIPNVGYFLALVPPLVFGYLIGGWGTVIAIIVIYGVVNAVVQSVVQPKVVGNAVALSQTLTFFSVLLWAIVLGAIGAILAIPLTLLARAILVDSDPRARIWRAVIGDLRETKDLMKVESDAAKAERKSAKDARHTPAVEERKEE from the coding sequence ATGACCACGACTAGCGGGATCTGGCCGTTCCGCCGCCGCACCCGCGCGCCAGAGCCTCCGCCGCCGGCCGGGCCGGACCCCGACCAGGAGGCCGTCGCCGCGAACGGCCGCAGCGCCCGTATCCTCCTCGCGCTGGCGGGCGGCGTCGTCATCCTGATCGGGATGCACGCCATCGCCGGCATCCTCGCCCCCACGCTGCTGGCGCTGGTGCTCGTCATCTGCGCGCAGCCGGTGCGGGTCTGGCTGGAGCGGCACGGCACGCCGAGCGGGGTCGCGACCGGCGCCGTCGCACTGACGACGTTCGCGCTGCTGGCCGGCTTCGCCGCCCTCCTGATCATCGCGATGGCCCAGTTCGTTTCGATGCTGCCGCAGTACAAGGAGCAGTTCCAGCAGATCGGCCAGCAGTTCGCGCACTGGCTGACGAGCATCGGCATCAGCCCGCAGGACCTCCAGGCCGTGACGCAGGGCTTCGACCCGACCAAGCTGCTGAACTTCTTCAGCGGCCTGCTCGGCGGCGCCTTCGGCCTGATCACGTTCGGCGTGATCGTGCTGACCATGCTCATCCTGATGCCCGCCGACGCCGCCTACACGCCGACGCTGCTGCGCCAGCTCGAGCCGACCAAGCCGAACCTGGTGTACGCGCTCACCGGCTTCGCCCACAGCGTCCGCCGCTACATGGTCGTGACCACCCTGCTCGGCATCGTCCAGGGCGTGATCAACGGCATAGCGCTGTTCATCCTGGGCGTGCCGGCCGCGCTGCTCTGGGCGATCCTGTCGTTCCTGTGCAGCTTCATCCCCAACGTCGGCTACTTCCTGGCGCTGGTGCCTCCCCTGGTGTTCGGCTACCTCATCGGAGGCTGGGGCACCGTCATCGCGATCATCGTCATCTACGGGGTCGTCAACGCCGTCGTTCAGTCGGTCGTGCAGCCGAAGGTGGTCGGCAACGCCGTGGCGCTCAGCCAGACGCTGACGTTCTTCTCGGTGCTGCTGTGGGCGATCGTGCTCGGCGCGATCGGCGCCATCCTCGCCATCCCGCTGACGCTGCTGGCCCGCGCGATCCTGGTGGACTCCGACCCGCGCGCCCGGATCTGGCGCGCGGTGATCGGCGACCTCCGGGAGACGAAGGACCTGATGAAGGTGGAGTCCGACGCGGCGAAGGCCGAGCGCAAGTCGGCGAAGGACGCGAGGCACACGCCTGCGGTCGAGGAACGGAAAGAGGAGTAG
- a CDS encoding helix-turn-helix transcriptional regulator produces MDRTALADFLRRRREALRPEDVGLPSGARRRAPGLRREEVAMLAAMSNDYYTRLEQRRGPQPSDQMLASLARALRLSADERDYLYRVAGHNTPDRLGGAHVPPALQRVLDRLDDTPALVLSNLGETLVQNRLAAALLGDRSHYTGLERSEFYRWFTDPATARAMYPEADRDRQSRAQVASLRDAYGALGPQSRAGELVRALLERSPEFAELWDRHEVARRFEDHKTLLHPELGAIELDCQALFTEDQSQCLLVLTAAPRTEAAEKLALLAVLGTQSFAG; encoded by the coding sequence ATGGACCGCACCGCGCTCGCCGACTTCCTCCGCCGCCGCCGCGAGGCTTTGCGCCCGGAGGACGTCGGCCTGCCCTCCGGCGCCCGCCGCCGCGCTCCGGGCCTCCGCCGCGAGGAGGTCGCGATGCTCGCCGCGATGTCGAACGACTACTACACCCGGCTGGAGCAGCGCCGCGGCCCGCAGCCAAGCGACCAGATGCTCGCCTCCCTCGCCCGCGCCCTGCGGCTGTCCGCCGACGAGCGCGACTACCTGTACCGCGTCGCCGGCCACAACACCCCCGACCGTCTCGGCGGGGCGCACGTTCCTCCCGCGCTGCAGCGGGTGCTCGACCGGCTGGACGACACCCCGGCGCTCGTGCTGTCGAACCTCGGCGAGACCCTCGTGCAGAACCGTCTGGCCGCCGCGCTGCTGGGCGACCGCTCGCACTACACGGGACTTGAGCGCAGCGAGTTCTACCGCTGGTTCACCGACCCGGCGACCGCGCGGGCGATGTACCCGGAGGCCGACCGCGACCGGCAGAGCCGCGCCCAGGTGGCCTCCCTACGCGACGCGTACGGCGCCCTGGGGCCGCAGTCGCGCGCCGGCGAGCTGGTGCGGGCGCTGCTGGAGCGGAGCCCCGAGTTCGCGGAGCTGTGGGATCGGCACGAGGTCGCCCGCCGGTTCGAGGACCACAAGACGCTCCTCCACCCGGAGCTCGGCGCGATCGAGCTGGACTGCCAGGCCCTGTTCACCGAGGACCAGTCGCAGTGCCTGCTCGTGCTGACGGCCGCGCCGCGCACGGAAGCGGCGGAGAAGCTGGCGCTGTTGGCGGTACTGGGCACGCAGTCGTTCGCCGGGTAG
- a CDS encoding ATP-binding protein yields MIPLTIGTTVDAPERPAVIDGSRFNRHTFWCGQSGSGKTYALGVVLEQLLLQTELPMAVLDPNADFVRVSRTREDASAEERDRFADFDIRVFHSSTRAEPQLHARYVDLRVRSQAAVGRLDPIVDEEEYNALLHLDKTPGQHFDKHRFLEALASSDDPARQRLGMRIDNLQILDWPLWSFGRSSVVDTIDERPRVTVLDVGGFAHQAEPQAAALCVLEHLWEKRMERDPLLIVMDEAHNFCPPEPRSSVEAQLTEQVIQIAAEGRKFGLWLFLSTQRPTKIHPNVLSQCDNLGLMRMNSPRDLDEIGDVFGFVPQHLLEQSPTFRKGEALFAGAFSDEPQLVRIGRRITVEGGSDLSVEPSAVGVG; encoded by the coding sequence ATGATCCCGCTCACCATCGGCACCACCGTCGACGCCCCCGAGCGTCCCGCCGTCATCGACGGCTCCCGCTTCAACCGGCACACCTTCTGGTGCGGGCAGAGCGGGTCGGGCAAGACCTACGCGCTCGGCGTCGTGCTGGAGCAGTTGCTGCTGCAGACCGAGCTGCCGATGGCCGTGCTCGACCCGAACGCCGACTTCGTGCGGGTGTCGCGGACCCGGGAGGACGCGTCGGCCGAGGAGCGCGACCGTTTCGCGGACTTCGACATCCGGGTCTTCCACTCCAGCACCCGCGCCGAGCCGCAGCTCCACGCCCGCTACGTCGATCTCCGGGTGCGGTCGCAAGCCGCGGTCGGGAGGCTGGACCCGATCGTCGACGAGGAGGAGTACAACGCCCTCCTGCACCTGGACAAGACGCCGGGGCAGCACTTCGACAAGCACCGCTTCCTGGAGGCGCTCGCCTCCTCGGACGACCCGGCCCGGCAGCGGCTCGGGATGCGGATCGACAACCTGCAGATCCTGGACTGGCCGCTCTGGTCGTTCGGCCGCTCCTCGGTCGTCGACACGATCGACGAGCGGCCCCGCGTCACCGTGCTCGACGTCGGAGGCTTCGCGCACCAGGCCGAGCCGCAGGCCGCGGCGCTGTGCGTGCTGGAGCACCTCTGGGAGAAGCGGATGGAGCGCGACCCGCTGCTGATCGTGATGGACGAGGCGCACAACTTCTGCCCGCCGGAGCCGCGGAGCAGCGTGGAGGCGCAGCTCACCGAGCAGGTCATCCAGATCGCCGCGGAGGGCCGCAAGTTCGGGCTGTGGCTGTTCCTCTCCACCCAGCGGCCCACCAAGATCCACCCGAACGTGCTGTCGCAGTGCGACAACCTCGGTCTGATGCGGATGAACTCGCCGCGAGACCTGGACGAGATCGGCGACGTGTTCGGGTTCGTGCCGCAGCACCTGCTGGAGCAGTCGCCGACGTTCCGCAAGGGCGAGGCGCTGTTCGCTGGCGCGTTCTCGGACGAGCCGCAGCTCGTGCGGATCGGTAGGCGCATCACCGTGGAGGGCGGCAGCGACCTGTCGGTGGAGCCGAGCGCGGTGGGAGTCGGATAG